In Methanolacinia paynteri, the following proteins share a genomic window:
- a CDS encoding HEAT repeat domain-containing protein, with protein MALFDRKDREEDESAKETEIERSIRALGSKDWEKRQEAAIRLSGAGKPAIVHLLKALNDDNALIRTGAAEILGTYGEPAIPTLMKLLVTGKERVRDGAARAIGQNGEKAINPLKEALESDNYKSRRGAALALGYLDYLGNEITQLLVQALLDKNQEVSRQAALSLSNMKWVPANNRQAALFFYGLEDYEKLSKTGKDGVIVLSADLKNPDPKARKKVAQTLKKINSDDAAKPLTVLANDSDAGVRHAAIEAIGEIKDPRLLPYLVKALDDEDPSVRVEASWSLEKSGWKPANNNEKARFLMVKERWADLVQMRENAVPTLVTGLCNQNPAIRIKCTEVLRAMGSIGYAAINDAMKSSDPVLKKAAIEAASRIKEKDSLSAEKKKTPHKEEKESKDESLEEQLKRQKASMAPKDTKAEEGWMRKLQACGIEGERKIKLAKALSDKNEVVRSAAIENLKQSGIITTDCLLYLLLDKKDNVRVAAIESLGDLKSTKAAPYIAKTLADKNLNVRMASAHSLGLIQEPKSIPSLIRCFSDPNRELRKEAASAVSKMGNSSLPYIKKSLESSDLDARITALESLGKIADPLAISLAVRMLNDSEYDVRSTAVVTLRNMSDQMFNALMDEARRLRVQGNVIEKNGIIVVLAGIEDLRAREVLAEFTADSNENVRNKALELLGGEAVTATVKTPAGTAPGKAGDDINKLISELKSGDVMVQMGAVEKISMLGDKAIKPLINSIDDKNPEFQNLVAEILTGMGDPAVKSMIRELKAGRPSVKIILAQNLAKIPEKRTITALCEVLYEEKDPVVRMVAAESLGFIGDQQGLEALIYTVNNDEDSRVKNAAIISLGYFKDPKAINTLITVLDSKDHFMCKKASDSLKNSGNEAIPYLLDAMSSGTHNRSHIAHALEALSWVPETERDIIFYLAARDNWDEIERIGEQAIEVLAELQNDKDPEFRASALEMIERIGGDASVQPLILALGDNSAPIRIRAENALLERGKTVVPYLEQAVADTEDPNIRTFAMKLLKKLES; from the coding sequence ATGGCACTTTTTGATCGTAAGGACAGGGAAGAAGATGAATCTGCAAAGGAAACGGAGATCGAAAGATCTATCCGGGCCCTTGGATCAAAAGACTGGGAAAAAAGACAGGAGGCGGCAATCCGGCTGAGCGGGGCAGGAAAGCCCGCCATCGTCCACCTGCTGAAGGCATTAAATGATGACAATGCCTTAATCCGAACCGGTGCAGCCGAGATTCTCGGTACATACGGAGAGCCAGCAATCCCTACCCTCATGAAACTGCTTGTAACAGGCAAGGAAAGAGTCCGCGACGGAGCCGCACGCGCCATAGGGCAAAACGGGGAAAAGGCGATCAACCCGCTCAAAGAAGCATTAGAGAGTGATAATTACAAATCAAGGCGCGGTGCCGCCCTTGCACTGGGATATCTGGATTACCTTGGCAATGAGATTACACAACTCCTTGTCCAGGCTCTTTTAGACAAGAACCAGGAAGTCAGCAGGCAGGCTGCACTCTCGCTCTCCAATATGAAATGGGTGCCTGCAAACAACAGGCAGGCCGCATTGTTCTTTTATGGTCTCGAGGACTATGAAAAGCTCTCAAAGACCGGAAAAGACGGGGTTATCGTGCTTTCGGCGGACCTGAAGAATCCCGATCCGAAAGCCAGAAAGAAAGTCGCCCAGACTCTTAAAAAGATCAACTCCGATGATGCGGCAAAGCCTCTTACTGTTCTTGCAAATGACAGTGATGCAGGAGTCAGGCATGCGGCAATAGAAGCTATAGGAGAGATCAAAGACCCGAGACTTCTGCCGTATCTTGTGAAAGCCCTGGATGATGAAGACCCTTCAGTAAGAGTCGAGGCTTCATGGTCCCTTGAAAAAAGCGGGTGGAAGCCGGCCAACAATAATGAAAAAGCCAGGTTCCTGATGGTAAAAGAGAGATGGGCAGACCTCGTCCAGATGCGTGAAAACGCCGTCCCGACCCTGGTAACCGGACTCTGCAACCAGAACCCCGCGATCAGGATAAAGTGCACAGAGGTTCTGAGGGCAATGGGGAGCATAGGATATGCTGCAATAAACGATGCGATGAAAAGCAGCGATCCCGTGCTGAAAAAAGCTGCAATTGAAGCTGCTTCAAGGATTAAGGAAAAAGACTCTTTAAGCGCTGAAAAGAAAAAAACTCCGCATAAGGAAGAAAAAGAAAGCAAAGACGAGTCCCTCGAAGAGCAGCTTAAGAGGCAGAAAGCTTCCATGGCCCCGAAGGATACCAAAGCCGAGGAAGGCTGGATGAGGAAACTTCAGGCCTGCGGTATTGAAGGAGAGAGAAAGATCAAACTTGCAAAAGCCCTCTCCGATAAAAACGAAGTCGTCAGGTCGGCAGCGATTGAAAACCTGAAACAGAGCGGTATCATAACAACTGACTGTCTTCTCTATCTTCTGCTCGATAAAAAAGACAATGTCAGGGTCGCTGCCATCGAGTCTCTCGGGGACCTGAAAAGCACCAAAGCCGCCCCCTACATTGCAAAAACTCTCGCAGACAAAAACCTGAATGTCCGCATGGCCTCCGCTCATTCCCTGGGACTGATACAGGAGCCCAAATCGATACCATCTCTTATCAGGTGCTTCTCCGATCCCAACCGGGAGCTTCGAAAGGAAGCTGCATCGGCAGTATCGAAGATGGGAAACAGTTCCCTGCCCTATATCAAAAAGTCTCTCGAAAGCAGCGATCTGGACGCAAGAATCACCGCACTCGAATCCCTTGGAAAGATTGCCGACCCACTTGCGATATCACTTGCCGTAAGGATGCTCAACGACAGCGAGTATGATGTCAGGAGTACTGCCGTTGTTACATTGCGCAACATGAGCGATCAGATGTTTAACGCCCTGATGGATGAAGCCCGGCGATTGCGGGTGCAGGGAAATGTAATCGAAAAGAACGGAATTATCGTTGTTCTTGCCGGTATAGAGGATCTGAGAGCCAGAGAAGTCCTTGCAGAATTTACGGCAGACAGTAACGAAAACGTCAGAAACAAGGCACTGGAACTCCTTGGCGGAGAGGCAGTAACTGCTACGGTAAAGACTCCTGCCGGAACTGCACCCGGAAAAGCCGGTGACGATATCAATAAACTCATCAGTGAACTCAAATCAGGCGATGTAATGGTCCAGATGGGAGCAGTCGAAAAGATATCCATGCTTGGAGATAAAGCGATAAAGCCGCTTATCAATTCGATAGATGATAAAAACCCGGAATTCCAGAATCTTGTTGCCGAAATACTGACAGGCATGGGAGATCCCGCGGTAAAAAGCATGATCAGGGAACTGAAAGCAGGCAGACCCTCGGTCAAGATCATACTGGCACAAAATCTCGCAAAAATACCGGAAAAACGTACCATCACGGCACTTTGCGAGGTATTATACGAGGAGAAAGATCCTGTGGTAAGGATGGTGGCGGCAGAATCCCTGGGCTTTATCGGAGATCAGCAGGGACTGGAAGCTCTCATATATACTGTAAATAACGATGAAGACTCAAGGGTTAAAAACGCCGCAATAATTTCACTTGGCTACTTCAAGGATCCAAAAGCTATTAACACCCTGATCACCGTCCTGGATTCAAAGGATCATTTCATGTGCAAAAAAGCGTCGGATTCGCTTAAAAATTCAGGCAACGAAGCAATACCATATCTGCTTGATGCCATGAGTTCCGGAACTCACAACAGGTCGCATATCGCCCATGCACTTGAAGCACTCTCATGGGTGCCGGAGACCGAGAGGGACATCATCTTTTACCTCGCAGCAAGAGACAACTGGGACGAGATAGAAAGGATCGGCGAACAGGCCATTGAAGTCCTTGCAGAACTACAAAATGACAAAGATCCCGAATTCAGGGCAAGTGCGCTTGAGATGATAGAAAGAATCGGGGGGGATGCATCTGTACAGCCGCTTATTCTTGCCCTTGGAGACAACAGTGCACCAATACGAATAAGAGCCGAAAACGCCCTTCTTGAAAGAGGAAAAACTGTGGTTCCGTACCTGGAACAAGCTGTTGCAGACACGGAAGACCCCAATATCAGGACATTTGCAATGAAACTCCTGAAAAAATTAGAAAGTTAG
- the fdhD gene encoding formate dehydrogenase accessory sulfurtransferase FdhD — translation MMELDTIDALKVTGKNISKISDCIAPEERVEIFLNDAYITTQVANTDNIAELGAGYVISEGLSGYVDKVEIRGNRVYVYGADPGEITIECSTSGSADVVKAPKKVESDIRISGEMIFRISHMIVSEEWRQTGGMHCSVLFKDGDVLAKMSDIGRHNTIDKIIGFAVLNGIDLSECYVGCTGRQPSGMVSKCANAGIPIIISKAASTTGGIQTARMTGITLICFARDERFTVYSNEWRISDLKKI, via the coding sequence ACTCGACACAATCGATGCCCTGAAGGTTACAGGAAAGAATATTTCAAAAATATCTGACTGCATCGCTCCTGAAGAAAGAGTGGAGATATTTCTTAACGACGCATACATCACCACCCAGGTTGCAAATACGGACAACATCGCCGAACTGGGGGCTGGTTACGTGATCTCGGAGGGTCTTTCCGGTTATGTGGATAAGGTAGAGATCAGGGGGAACAGGGTATATGTCTACGGTGCAGACCCGGGCGAGATCACGATCGAGTGCTCCACTTCAGGAAGCGCCGATGTTGTAAAGGCCCCAAAAAAAGTCGAATCCGACATAAGAATATCAGGAGAGATGATATTCAGGATCAGCCACATGATCGTATCCGAGGAATGGAGACAGACTGGCGGCATGCACTGCTCCGTCCTTTTCAAAGACGGAGATGTGCTTGCGAAGATGTCGGATATCGGGCGGCACAATACCATCGACAAGATCATCGGTTTTGCGGTGCTAAACGGAATTGACCTCTCCGAATGCTATGTAGGGTGCACCGGCAGACAGCCGTCGGGTATGGTTTCAAAATGTGCGAATGCAGGAATTCCCATAATAATTTCAAAAGCGGCATCAACTACGGGGGGAATCCAAACAGCGAGAATGACCGGCATCACTCTCATATGCTTCGCAAGGGACGAAAGGTTCACGGTATACTCGAACGAATGGAGAATCTCCGATCTGAAAAAGATCTGA
- the rpsJ gene encoding 30S ribosomal protein S10, producing the protein MQKARIRLSGTDFEKVEMVCDRIKEIAERTGVNLAGPVPLPTKKLVVPIRKSPDGEGTATWDRWQMRVHKRLIDLDADERALRQLMRIQVPKDIGIEIVLEN; encoded by the coding sequence ATGCAAAAAGCAAGAATTCGTCTTTCCGGAACCGACTTTGAAAAAGTCGAAATGGTTTGCGACCGTATTAAAGAGATAGCTGAAAGAACAGGCGTAAACTTAGCAGGTCCGGTACCTCTTCCCACAAAGAAGCTGGTTGTACCCATTCGCAAGAGCCCCGACGGTGAGGGAACGGCTACATGGGATCGCTGGCAGATGCGTGTTCACAAGAGACTAATTGATCTCGATGCAGACGAGCGTGCACTCAGGCAGCTGATGCGCATTCAGGTCCCCAAGGACATCGGCATTGAGATAGTTCTCGAGAACTAA
- a CDS encoding polymer-forming cytoskeletal protein yields the protein MDTQKAEWLWQCTIPDNTELQEHTLKTSRCIIVGERCTIDYGLKGEDILVGEFCRINGNIKSDGDFRLDNWSEITGDIYVNGDAFLGEGVKVSGKLVVEGDLDLGDNVQIAQGFEAHGWISIRNPMPVITYILLYLITLLGLEKEEDISNFFKNLVEEDEDEKSVPLVISPNSVLDMERFSSPGKMTIGKDCRLHGNIRAKSITVHEKCTIFGSLSAEQDVVIMESNIVHGAVNSSSGNVEIMNDSHVLGDVKCKSLVIDERSHIDGMIVAPGGVKIQR from the coding sequence ATGGATACGCAAAAGGCAGAATGGCTTTGGCAGTGTACTATACCCGACAATACGGAACTCCAGGAGCATACACTTAAAACAAGCCGCTGCATCATAGTCGGAGAGCGATGCACCATAGATTACGGGCTGAAGGGCGAGGACATCCTTGTCGGTGAGTTCTGTCGAATCAACGGCAATATCAAATCGGATGGCGATTTCCGTCTTGACAACTGGTCTGAAATAACCGGCGACATATATGTTAACGGAGATGCCTTCCTTGGCGAAGGAGTGAAAGTCAGCGGAAAACTGGTTGTAGAGGGAGATCTGGATCTCGGTGATAATGTCCAGATAGCGCAGGGATTTGAAGCACACGGATGGATATCGATCCGGAACCCTATGCCGGTCATCACCTATATCCTTCTTTACCTGATAACTCTTCTCGGGCTTGAAAAAGAGGAGGATATCTCTAATTTTTTCAAAAACCTTGTTGAAGAGGATGAAGATGAAAAATCAGTTCCCCTTGTGATCTCCCCGAATTCAGTTCTTGATATGGAGAGATTTTCATCACCCGGAAAGATGACGATTGGAAAGGACTGCCGTCTTCATGGAAATATCAGGGCTAAATCGATAACCGTTCATGAAAAATGCACGATCTTCGGCAGTCTCAGCGCAGAGCAGGATGTCGTTATAATGGAGTCTAATATCGTACACGGGGCTGTGAATTCTTCATCCGGCAATGTGGAGATAATGAATGATTCTCATGTCCTCGGCGATGTTAAATGTAAAAGCCTTGTTATCGATGAGAGATCGCATATCGACGGCATGATTGTCGCACCAGGCGGTGTAAAAATTCAGAGGTGA
- a CDS encoding flippase activity-associated protein Agl23: MRAAELTSQFKGFFTFERTLVLIFLVSLLFRLAFLDLKLLHHDEAIHSWFSYRLLTLGEYSYDPVYHGPFLYYVTAGVFSFLGASEFTARLIPAILGSTLCLFVYPVYRLGYLNRIQAIVAAVFFAISPDLVYFSRFLRNDIFVVFFTLVILVAALYYIEKGKLRYALIAGAGVGFGMSCKENMPIVVLIFAVFLLYLVYSGKWKLPRLWIRDLACTVIIAVGIMAVFYSSFGAVPEMLMTGWQTAIEHWLAMHEEQRLGGPPYVYILLFILYELPIFLLAIYSVYRFFMGGRSLKRKRKQFLPEEEAKFPEDLLEGDAETVLPEEVATTSDENLCTENPVPVVDSEAGTAIDEVKEPLGKPTGLSLPVIDKKTEFARFCIFWMIASMAAYAYIGEKVPWLILHQLVPMIFVSVIYIERWKVWVPVLASVFLIVMMLHVAFTPADINEPIVQVQNSEELKELFTMIDASDKVAVDFDERWPIAWYYYSEEGKKVSYVTDMNKNIDYLKNGDFDLIIVHDDKNLSVPGYEKYTTLKKSYWFSYYDNKDRLIPYYFLRDGKVGSLNYDVLVRTNSSWETV, encoded by the coding sequence TTGAGAGCCGCAGAATTAACCTCTCAATTTAAAGGATTTTTTACTTTTGAGAGGACTCTTGTTCTGATATTTTTAGTAAGCCTGCTTTTCAGGCTTGCGTTTTTGGATCTGAAGCTCCTCCATCATGATGAGGCCATTCACTCGTGGTTTTCATACAGGCTTCTTACTCTTGGGGAATACAGCTACGATCCTGTCTATCACGGGCCTTTCCTGTATTACGTCACTGCCGGTGTCTTTTCATTTTTAGGCGCCAGTGAGTTTACAGCCAGGCTGATTCCCGCAATTTTGGGAAGCACGTTATGTCTGTTCGTGTACCCTGTATACAGGCTTGGCTATCTTAATCGTATCCAGGCAATTGTTGCAGCCGTATTCTTTGCAATATCACCCGATCTGGTATATTTCTCGCGTTTCCTCAGGAATGATATATTTGTGGTATTTTTCACTCTCGTTATTCTGGTTGCCGCATTGTATTATATCGAGAAAGGGAAACTGCGTTATGCCCTGATAGCCGGAGCAGGCGTCGGATTCGGGATGTCATGCAAGGAGAATATGCCGATAGTGGTCCTGATATTTGCGGTGTTTCTCCTTTATCTTGTATACTCGGGTAAATGGAAACTCCCGCGCCTCTGGATCCGTGATCTCGCATGTACAGTTATAATTGCCGTCGGAATAATGGCGGTATTTTACTCATCGTTCGGAGCAGTTCCGGAGATGCTCATGACCGGCTGGCAGACTGCCATTGAGCACTGGCTTGCGATGCACGAGGAGCAGAGGCTTGGCGGACCGCCTTATGTGTATATTCTGCTTTTCATTCTCTATGAACTGCCGATATTCCTGCTCGCCATTTATTCGGTTTACAGGTTCTTTATGGGCGGAAGAAGCCTGAAAAGGAAGAGAAAGCAGTTCCTGCCCGAGGAAGAAGCTAAGTTTCCCGAAGATCTGCTTGAGGGAGATGCAGAAACGGTACTCCCTGAAGAGGTTGCAACTACCAGTGACGAGAATCTTTGCACAGAGAATCCGGTTCCTGTAGTTGATAGCGAAGCAGGGACTGCAATTGACGAAGTGAAAGAACCACTCGGTAAACCTACTGGTTTATCCCTCCCGGTTATTGATAAAAAGACAGAATTTGCAAGATTCTGCATATTCTGGATGATTGCATCGATGGCGGCATATGCATATATCGGCGAGAAGGTCCCGTGGCTGATACTTCACCAGCTTGTCCCGATGATCTTTGTGTCGGTCATCTATATTGAGAGATGGAAGGTCTGGGTTCCGGTGCTGGCATCTGTATTCCTCATCGTGATGATGCTCCATGTCGCCTTTACTCCGGCAGATATCAACGAACCTATAGTTCAGGTTCAGAATTCGGAGGAGCTAAAGGAGCTCTTTACAATGATTGACGCCTCGGATAAAGTTGCAGTCGATTTTGACGAGAGATGGCCTATTGCATGGTACTATTACAGCGAAGAAGGCAAAAAGGTCAGTTATGTGACCGATATGAATAAGAATATAGATTATCTTAAAAACGGTGATTTCGATCTGATAATAGTCCATGATGACAAGAATCTCTCTGTGCCGGGCTATGAGAAGTATACGACTCTTAAGAAGAGCTACTGGTTCTCATATTATGATAATAAGGATCGCCTGATTCCCTATTATTTCCTGAGGGATGGCAAAGTTGGCAGTCTTAATTACGATGTTTTAGTCCGGACGAATAGCAGTTGGGAAACTGTATAA
- a CDS encoding U32 family peptidase: MGEKKIPELLAPAGSFESLKAAVSAGADAVYLGGRKFGARNLASNFTGEELKDAVDYCHSRNVRVYVTHNILVHDDEIADSINELHFLFSIGVDAVLLQDFGILHEASKILPDLELHASTQMTIHNPEGVLWAEANGVSRVVLSREMSLEDISAVRNFKGTEKTGLEVFVHGALCCSYSGQCLLSSMIGGRSGNRGLCAQPCRKEYGILSLEFDGCGNPAIKKKNGSCYMMSPADLCAYRNLDSLAVSGVDSLKIEGRMKSPEYVAIVVSVYRRALDLIAKGGWSSSDEDETLLLLAFNRNFTGGYISGESGVSIMSIDRPGNRGVYAGRVIGYDRGKKKVTVRADERIVPEAGDGILIRQPGTQDDFGLTIPGNAEKKGREISFHVKNPAVPGSSAYITKSVLLSKMAKEISSSPGGVAKKIPVRLRIYFDGKVPVASAVFPSLHGELSYETRAGFEMQDAKSRPVEPDDLRNIFCKTGNLQFEVADYKSDYPGGLFAPVSLLNEFRRDLFDGIEKRLIDVCLPSDDKIAGSAEGRDLFLSTLTNRKAVMPPRQAGRTISVYVSSLASAKTALDAGCTRVYYEMKTVPGIDSSVYAREFEEGISAASEYGADFVWKWPRITDRSFFRTAEEILESLGDSKPDGIMVENVGDGVAAMRIAKDIPLYGGQGLNIFNHLAVGMFSGDYRLLTLSCELNRSQLKRLCGLSGANISSRPLLEYVVFGPSEILISENNLPAASVGNNYSPSEEYGIADNTGRIFPVQVDAYGRTHVYNSAVTCLIDSLPEIFATGVDGISLDLRLNSPEFAGKITGLYVKAATLSLDAGKKSSGSLNLLKKEITSLYRGEITAGHFNRGV; the protein is encoded by the coding sequence ATGGGAGAGAAGAAAATACCCGAACTTTTAGCCCCTGCAGGATCCTTTGAATCGCTTAAGGCAGCGGTCTCTGCCGGAGCCGATGCCGTATACCTTGGGGGAAGAAAATTCGGGGCCAGAAATCTTGCTTCCAATTTTACAGGTGAGGAGCTGAAGGATGCTGTCGATTACTGTCACTCCCGGAATGTCAGGGTATATGTTACGCATAACATACTTGTCCATGATGATGAGATCGCCGATTCTATAAACGAGCTGCACTTCCTCTTCAGTATCGGTGTGGATGCTGTTCTCCTCCAGGACTTCGGAATATTGCATGAAGCTTCGAAAATTCTCCCTGATCTCGAACTGCATGCCTCGACACAGATGACCATCCACAACCCTGAAGGTGTCCTGTGGGCCGAAGCGAATGGAGTTTCAAGGGTGGTCCTCTCCCGTGAGATGAGCCTGGAAGATATCTCAGCAGTCAGAAATTTTAAGGGAACGGAAAAGACCGGTCTTGAGGTATTCGTTCACGGGGCGCTCTGCTGTTCGTACTCGGGGCAATGCCTGCTTTCGTCTATGATCGGAGGGAGGAGCGGAAACAGGGGCCTGTGCGCCCAGCCATGCAGAAAGGAGTACGGGATCTTGTCCCTGGAATTCGACGGATGTGGAAATCCCGCCATAAAGAAGAAAAATGGATCGTGCTACATGATGTCTCCCGCAGATCTCTGCGCATACCGGAATCTCGATTCACTCGCTGTATCCGGAGTGGATTCGCTGAAGATCGAAGGAAGGATGAAGTCGCCGGAGTATGTTGCGATTGTAGTTTCGGTCTACCGGAGGGCTCTCGATCTGATTGCAAAAGGCGGCTGGTCTTCGTCCGATGAGGATGAGACATTGCTCCTCCTTGCGTTCAACAGAAATTTTACCGGTGGATACATCTCCGGAGAGTCGGGGGTGTCGATAATGTCCATCGACCGTCCCGGGAACAGGGGGGTATATGCCGGCAGGGTTATCGGTTATGATCGTGGTAAAAAGAAAGTCACCGTTAGGGCGGACGAACGCATCGTCCCTGAGGCCGGGGACGGGATTTTAATCCGTCAGCCCGGAACACAGGATGATTTCGGCCTTACAATACCCGGGAATGCAGAAAAAAAAGGCCGCGAGATATCTTTCCATGTTAAGAACCCGGCAGTCCCCGGCAGCAGTGCTTATATAACCAAAAGCGTTCTGCTTTCGAAGATGGCAAAAGAAATCTCGTCTTCGCCCGGGGGTGTCGCAAAAAAGATCCCTGTTCGTTTAAGAATCTATTTTGACGGAAAAGTGCCGGTCGCATCGGCCGTATTCCCGTCACTTCACGGAGAACTCTCGTATGAGACAAGAGCCGGATTTGAGATGCAGGATGCGAAGAGCAGGCCGGTTGAACCTGATGACCTGAGGAATATATTCTGTAAGACAGGAAACCTGCAGTTTGAAGTGGCTGATTACAAATCCGATTACCCGGGAGGACTATTTGCTCCGGTCTCCCTGCTGAACGAATTCAGACGGGATCTTTTTGATGGGATTGAAAAGAGGTTGATAGATGTCTGCCTGCCTTCGGATGACAAAATTGCCGGGTCGGCAGAAGGAAGAGATCTTTTCTTATCTACACTAACGAACAGGAAAGCTGTCATGCCACCCCGGCAGGCCGGTCGCACTATTTCCGTTTATGTCTCCTCCCTTGCCAGTGCGAAGACAGCACTTGATGCAGGGTGCACCAGGGTTTATTATGAGATGAAGACTGTTCCCGGGATTGACAGCAGTGTCTATGCCCGCGAATTTGAGGAAGGAATCTCTGCCGCATCGGAGTACGGAGCGGATTTCGTATGGAAATGGCCGCGTATAACCGACAGGTCATTTTTCAGGACTGCCGAAGAGATCCTTGAGTCGTTGGGAGATTCAAAGCCGGACGGCATAATGGTCGAAAATGTCGGCGACGGCGTTGCGGCGATGCGGATTGCTAAGGATATTCCCCTCTACGGCGGCCAGGGGCTTAACATATTCAACCATCTTGCAGTCGGAATGTTCTCCGGGGATTACCGCCTCCTTACGCTTTCGTGCGAACTCAACAGGTCCCAGCTGAAGAGGCTGTGCGGGCTATCAGGCGCGAATATTTCGTCACGCCCTTTGCTGGAGTATGTCGTCTTCGGTCCATCAGAGATACTGATATCGGAGAACAACCTGCCTGCCGCATCAGTGGGGAATAATTATTCGCCCTCGGAAGAATACGGGATAGCAGACAATACGGGACGAATCTTTCCTGTACAGGTTGATGCATACGGGCGGACACACGTATACAACTCTGCGGTGACCTGCCTGATCGACAGTCTGCCGGAGATCTTCGCCACAGGTGTTGACGGGATATCGCTTGATTTGAGACTTAATTCACCAGAGTTCGCCGGTAAGATCACGGGACTCTACGTGAAGGCTGCCACGTTGTCACTCGATGCCGGAAAGAAATCATCAGGGTCTTTGAATCTGCTGAAAAAAGAGATAACGTCTTTGTATCGCGGAGAAATTACCGCCGGACATTTTAACAGGGGAGTCTGA